A section of the Thermotoga caldifontis AZM44c09 genome encodes:
- a CDS encoding YebC/PmpR family DNA-binding transcriptional regulator translates to MSGHNKWANIKHKKMAQDAKRSQLFTKLIRELIVAAREGGGNPDTNPRLRAAIERAKAASMPKENIERAIKRGTGEIEGAEFQEIIYEAYAPGGVALYIRTLTDNKNRTAQELRHVLSRHGGSLAEPGSVGWVFERKGIVEVPREQIANIEELMMLAIDAGAEDIKDQEDPVRILSSPEDVMKIKDALEANGYKVEASIGYVPKSTVRVTGKDAERLLTLLNALEDMDDVQEVFSNFEMDDAEMEAILSQLGQ, encoded by the coding sequence ATGTCTGGTCACAACAAATGGGCGAACATAAAGCACAAGAAAATGGCTCAGGATGCGAAGAGATCCCAGTTGTTCACGAAACTCATACGTGAGCTGATCGTCGCCGCGCGTGAGGGAGGAGGAAATCCGGATACTAACCCGCGCCTGAGGGCAGCCATCGAAAGGGCCAAGGCGGCGAGCATGCCGAAAGAAAACATCGAAAGGGCTATCAAAAGGGGCACAGGAGAAATAGAGGGTGCGGAATTCCAGGAAATCATTTACGAAGCCTATGCACCGGGTGGAGTTGCGCTGTACATCAGAACGCTGACAGACAACAAGAACAGAACTGCGCAGGAACTCAGGCACGTTCTGAGCAGACATGGGGGCAGCTTGGCGGAGCCTGGCTCGGTGGGCTGGGTGTTCGAGAGGAAGGGCATCGTGGAAGTGCCGAGGGAACAGATCGCGAACATTGAAGAATTGATGATGCTCGCGATCGACGCGGGAGCCGAGGACATAAAAGACCAGGAGGATCCTGTGAGGATCCTATCGAGCCCCGAAGACGTCATGAAGATAAAAGATGCGCTCGAAGCGAACGGCTACAAGGTCGAAGCGAGCATAGGGTACGTACCGAAGAGCACCGTACGGGTCACGGGTAAGGATGCGGAAAGGCTTTTGACGCTTTTGAACGCCCTCGAGGACATGGACGACGTGCAGGAAGTGTTTTCGAACTTCGAGATGGACGACGCTGAGATGGAGGCCATCCTGTCACAGCTTGGCCAATGA
- a CDS encoding PP2C family protein-serine/threonine phosphatase gives MPDSFEAVYERLSRFAKMLSENGATDRKEVMKLLEQVLEQMKTLRHEYTNLLNEHLEELTKTYQEVATLFELNSIFANVVDPSEVLETLSDVLRQTIPFKAIVVELTVLGKKMGYEKSFDQIDSISVAKDLLDTLEGVVLVEPDHGMKVKNLLSVPVRSGGTSWGRITLIERDNGIFTAADRKMLEAAAFQLAATCERYTRLWREIERQRIREQLEIARRIQMNLLPKRLPSSEHFEIAASMTPAVQVGGDYYDVIPVRGCILVTVADISGKGIPAALLMTSLRSTLRVLAKNSSELSHLANELNNVLCDDLSEDRFVTIVLMCLHRDGRVCMINAGHNPILLMHSDEVSLIEAHELPMGIMRDVDYREIEIGLHPNDTLLIYTDGVTEARNETGEEFGLERLMTVVKSSREVSADEIITKVQNELKRFCGEAPQHDDSTMLVVKYLRRD, from the coding sequence GTGCCGGATAGCTTCGAAGCTGTCTACGAGAGACTGAGCAGGTTTGCAAAGATGCTCTCGGAAAATGGGGCGACGGACAGGAAAGAAGTGATGAAGCTTCTGGAACAAGTACTGGAGCAGATGAAAACACTCCGTCACGAGTACACCAATCTTTTGAACGAGCATTTGGAGGAACTGACCAAAACCTATCAGGAAGTAGCCACTCTCTTCGAACTGAACAGCATCTTCGCGAACGTTGTGGATCCTTCCGAAGTCCTCGAAACCTTGAGTGATGTGCTCAGGCAGACCATACCGTTCAAAGCGATCGTTGTGGAGCTGACGGTGCTGGGAAAGAAGATGGGTTACGAAAAAAGTTTCGACCAGATCGATTCGATCTCCGTGGCCAAGGATTTGCTCGATACTCTCGAGGGTGTTGTGCTGGTAGAACCCGATCACGGGATGAAAGTCAAGAATCTGCTCTCCGTTCCTGTGAGGAGTGGAGGAACCAGCTGGGGACGCATAACCTTGATCGAGAGGGATAACGGCATTTTCACCGCTGCGGACAGGAAAATGCTCGAAGCCGCGGCGTTCCAGCTGGCAGCAACCTGTGAGAGGTACACGCGTCTGTGGAGGGAAATCGAGAGACAGAGGATCAGGGAACAGCTCGAGATCGCCAGGCGTATCCAGATGAACCTTCTGCCCAAGCGATTGCCGAGTTCGGAACATTTCGAGATCGCCGCGAGCATGACTCCTGCCGTGCAGGTTGGAGGAGATTACTACGATGTGATTCCGGTGAGGGGATGCATCCTCGTTACGGTCGCCGACATTTCTGGCAAAGGTATTCCCGCGGCTCTGCTCATGACATCCTTGAGGAGCACGCTGAGGGTACTCGCGAAAAACTCTTCCGAGCTTTCCCATCTGGCGAACGAACTGAACAACGTCCTGTGCGACGATCTGTCGGAAGACAGGTTCGTGACGATCGTGCTCATGTGCCTTCACAGAGACGGAAGAGTCTGTATGATAAACGCGGGTCACAATCCTATCTTGTTGATGCACAGCGATGAGGTTTCCCTCATAGAGGCTCATGAACTTCCCATGGGTATCATGAGAGATGTGGACTACAGGGAAATCGAGATCGGTTTGCACCCGAACGATACGCTTCTGATTTATACCGACGGTGTTACGGAGGCGAGGAACGAAACTGGAGAAGAGTTTGGTCTGGAAAGGCTGATGACAGTCGTGAAAAGCTCGAGAGAAGTGTCTGCGGATGAAATCATAACGAAGGTTCAAAACGAGCTGAAGCGTTTCTGCGGGGAAGCACCCCAGCATGACGATTCCACGATGTTGGTGGTAAAATACTTGAGACGAGACTGA
- a CDS encoding response regulator transcription factor, whose translation MSCRVLVVDDSDVLRKIVGFNLSKEGFIVEEARDGVEALERMASAKPDLVILDIMMPRLNGFEVLKRMRTDPELSSIPVIVLTAKGGEDDAKTALQNGANGFLTKPFSPVKLIEEVRRVTGCAG comes from the coding sequence TTGAGCTGCAGAGTGCTGGTTGTGGATGATTCCGATGTGCTGAGAAAGATCGTGGGCTTCAACTTGTCCAAGGAAGGTTTCATCGTCGAAGAAGCGCGCGATGGGGTGGAAGCCCTCGAGAGGATGGCATCTGCCAAGCCGGACCTCGTGATACTCGACATCATGATGCCTCGCCTGAACGGTTTCGAGGTACTGAAACGTATGCGCACCGATCCTGAACTTTCAAGCATACCCGTGATCGTGCTCACTGCCAAGGGTGGTGAAGACGACGCCAAGACAGCGCTGCAGAACGGTGCGAACGGTTTTCTCACCAAGCCGTTCAGTCCTGTCAAACTCATCGAGGAAGTGCGGAGAGTGACGGGGTGTGCCGGATAG
- a CDS encoding TIGR03936 family radical SAM-associated protein, translating to MYAVLRYKKIGLLRFLSAIDTSNAVERNLRRAGAALEFSQGFHKKPRVSFLDPAPTGVFDLALYVRVRLQQYEADLLQRLQETAVEGLWPAQLWWTDLDINKLVTGYLFRIFVSADCVDLVRFDPQNRIFIPEKDKSGTLGNFFKGVHFKKLGKFIAIVYYQDRGNLVKAKYLYESLLVKDCPVVLVQRLEAMCGDIGLSEYLEAKR from the coding sequence GTGTACGCCGTTCTCAGATACAAGAAGATCGGTTTGCTGCGTTTTCTTTCCGCCATAGACACTTCCAACGCTGTGGAGAGGAACCTCAGGCGGGCCGGTGCGGCTCTCGAATTCAGCCAGGGTTTTCATAAAAAGCCGAGGGTCTCTTTTCTGGATCCCGCACCCACAGGGGTTTTCGATCTGGCACTGTACGTCAGAGTTCGTTTGCAACAGTACGAAGCAGATCTGCTCCAGCGACTGCAGGAAACTGCTGTGGAAGGTCTGTGGCCAGCACAATTGTGGTGGACGGACCTGGATATCAACAAACTTGTGACAGGTTATCTCTTCAGAATTTTTGTATCGGCAGACTGTGTTGATCTCGTTCGCTTCGATCCTCAGAATCGAATTTTCATTCCTGAGAAGGATAAATCCGGAACGTTGGGAAACTTTTTCAAAGGTGTTCACTTTAAAAAACTTGGCAAATTTATTGCTATAGTGTATTATCAAGACAGAGGAAACCTTGTCAAAGCGAAGTATCTGTACGAATCGCTCCTCGTGAAAGACTGTCCCGTGGTACTCGTTCAGAGGCTCGAGGCGATGTGTGGTGACATCGGACTGAGTGAGTACTTGGAGGCGAAACGTTGA
- a CDS encoding HD domain-containing protein, with translation MYYKVSRDPIHSEIFLYPLELLAIDTRPVQRLRQLSQLVGAEWVYPGASHTRFAHSLGVMHIAGLYAERLFQEHAKRRIIRLAGLLHDVGHGPFSHQFDDVVYRRMGLQDGHDEHRERILLELMPIEMSKAYEKISEPRKKEAIRRDLQQTIGIEDVTVESLRMLMQQVNEVFKGEEKGAAEFNVVQGPLGADRLDFLLRDSYYSGTTHFGVGAVDRIIRNSYLKTKDSKPILCYHVKVLDQIYTSLFGRFMMYKNVYFHKTSRAADLMIQEILSLVYKPLRLAERVNDLEKFLDLTDQALFAEIKLEARKIFEKYGVNDESELESSDLDENEYNIVEAYKILRRLETRDLWKLIVEISFTAEGADPYVMSVGIVADTLQKIRLRLEKLVDSKEVPDEDRRMLRKLLDDFEVVFKSDTPYKLSLVHPQEFVNSNVFLYEPQTDAVISLEDYVKNYPAYKLLASNLVQIVRVYVTEDVRDLLTRYNIVPSVKLQLTTRW, from the coding sequence TTGTACTACAAAGTTTCGAGGGACCCCATCCATTCGGAGATATTCCTTTACCCACTCGAACTGCTCGCGATCGATACGAGACCCGTGCAGAGGCTCAGGCAACTCTCCCAGCTCGTGGGAGCCGAATGGGTCTATCCCGGCGCGAGTCACACACGTTTCGCGCACTCACTCGGTGTGATGCACATCGCCGGGTTGTACGCAGAAAGACTGTTCCAGGAACACGCGAAGAGGAGAATAATAAGGCTCGCTGGCCTGCTGCACGACGTTGGTCATGGTCCCTTCAGTCACCAGTTCGACGACGTGGTTTACCGCAGGATGGGTTTGCAGGACGGTCACGATGAGCACAGAGAAAGAATTCTGCTGGAGTTGATGCCGATAGAGATGTCCAAGGCCTACGAGAAGATATCCGAACCCAGGAAGAAAGAAGCCATCAGGAGGGACCTTCAGCAGACCATAGGTATCGAGGACGTGACCGTCGAGAGTTTGAGAATGCTCATGCAACAGGTGAACGAAGTCTTCAAAGGTGAAGAAAAGGGTGCCGCAGAGTTCAACGTTGTTCAGGGGCCACTTGGTGCGGACAGACTGGACTTCCTGTTGCGGGATTCTTACTACAGCGGGACGACCCATTTCGGTGTGGGAGCGGTGGACAGGATAATCAGGAACTCTTACTTGAAAACGAAGGATTCCAAACCTATCCTCTGTTACCACGTGAAAGTGCTGGATCAGATCTACACGAGTCTTTTTGGAAGGTTCATGATGTACAAGAACGTTTATTTCCACAAAACTTCAAGAGCCGCAGACCTGATGATACAGGAGATACTGTCGCTCGTTTACAAACCCCTCAGGCTCGCCGAGAGAGTGAACGATCTTGAAAAGTTCCTCGATCTCACAGACCAGGCGCTCTTCGCGGAGATAAAACTCGAAGCCAGAAAAATATTCGAGAAATATGGAGTCAACGATGAGAGCGAGCTGGAAAGTTCCGATTTGGACGAGAACGAGTACAACATCGTCGAGGCGTACAAGATTCTGCGAAGGCTGGAGACCAGGGATTTGTGGAAACTCATTGTGGAGATCAGTTTCACCGCTGAAGGTGCGGATCCCTACGTGATGAGCGTCGGAATCGTTGCGGACACCCTGCAAAAGATAAGACTGCGGCTCGAAAAACTCGTCGATTCAAAGGAAGTGCCAGACGAAGACCGCAGGATGTTGAGAAAGTTGCTCGACGACTTCGAGGTTGTGTTCAAATCCGACACACCGTACAAGTTGTCTCTCGTACATCCGCAGGAATTCGTCAACAGCAACGTTTTCCTGTACGAACCCCAGACCGACGCCGTGATATCTCTCGAAGATTATGTGAAGAACTATCCCGCGTACAAGCTTTTGGCGAGCAATTTGGTCCAGATCGTGCGTGTCTACGTTACCGAGGACGTCAGGGACCTGCTGACCAGATACAACATCGTACCGAGTGTGAAGCTTCAGCTCACAACACGCTGGTGA
- a CDS encoding DUF1385 domain-containing protein, with translation MRIGGQAIIEGVLMLGSRVSMAVRDKDGNIVVEDLSESSVTANKLFRIPFLRGFASLYFSLYFGIKALNRSAELSSGEKIKKSELFWTTVFAFALALGLFVVLPMWITGLFGFLRNNEIAFAIVEGILRLILFVLYVWIISFFPDVKRLFQYHGAEHMAINAYENGEQLQLEKIKKYSTIHPRCGTSFVMIFLIFSVVMLSLVSPLASKSFVWRLFSRLIFLPLTAGFAYELLRILAKRPKFLKILFYPGLFFQKLTTAQPDDSQLEVAIAALKRVLPDSDRSEGPEYLG, from the coding sequence GTGAGGATCGGTGGCCAGGCGATCATCGAAGGTGTGCTGATGCTTGGAAGCAGAGTGTCCATGGCCGTCAGGGATAAAGATGGAAACATCGTGGTGGAAGATCTGTCGGAAAGTTCCGTGACCGCAAACAAACTCTTCAGGATACCTTTTTTGAGAGGATTTGCGAGTCTGTACTTTTCCCTTTACTTCGGTATCAAAGCGCTGAACAGATCCGCCGAGCTGAGCAGCGGTGAGAAGATCAAGAAGTCCGAACTTTTCTGGACCACGGTGTTTGCGTTCGCTCTTGCACTTGGCCTGTTCGTCGTTTTACCGATGTGGATCACCGGGCTTTTCGGTTTCCTGAGGAATAACGAAATCGCCTTTGCCATCGTTGAAGGAATCCTACGGTTGATCCTCTTTGTTCTCTACGTGTGGATCATATCTTTCTTTCCAGACGTGAAGAGGCTCTTTCAGTATCACGGAGCCGAGCACATGGCGATCAACGCCTACGAAAACGGTGAACAGCTCCAGCTGGAGAAAATCAAAAAATACAGCACCATCCATCCCCGCTGTGGTACCAGCTTCGTGATGATATTTTTGATCTTCTCTGTGGTGATGCTTTCCCTGGTCAGTCCGCTCGCTTCGAAGAGCTTCGTCTGGAGGCTCTTCAGCAGGCTGATTTTTCTCCCCCTGACTGCGGGTTTTGCTTATGAACTACTCCGGATCTTGGCAAAAAGGCCAAAGTTTTTGAAAATTCTCTTCTATCCGGGTTTGTTCTTTCAAAAGTTGACGACCGCTCAACCCGATGACTCGCAGCTTGAGGTAGCGATCGCGGCTTTGAAGAGGGTCCTGCCCGATTCGGATAGAAGCGAAGGACCAGAATATCTGGGTTGA
- a CDS encoding sensor histidine kinase: protein MFSTLKWRLTITQTILFSLVLGLGLLLAYNVTKQVHISRSVELLRQTVTAYLRNPVRGALRAGLPTGLVIIDSSGEVILGTIDTEHENYRKFLSHVLATKKPTYLKLGNTEYLVVKLLVQTFVGQNEVYLLSPAGGIGDFLKLLARMFLILWLVFSLFSFLLGHYFVNRSLAPMKRITEELRNINASDLTRRVYDPGGTDEVSELARTINEMLNRLQLGFEMQNDFVNDVSHELRTPLTSIQGYAELIEKFPTNGEIVMESARTIKETVQQLTSLTENLLTLSKPVTKVEIVKMDLRRFLQEEAEEFSKQFRDFAFEVEGEGYGCADLRVLQIVLKALVENAVKFSAQEKRVVLRCGDGWVSVKDFGIGIDESERKKIFQRFYKSDRSRSTPGYGLGLALVDKLVKAMGGSVEVVSEVGKGSEFIVKLPSC from the coding sequence ATGTTCTCGACACTTAAATGGAGATTGACGATAACTCAGACGATTCTGTTCTCCTTGGTGCTCGGGCTTGGATTGTTGCTCGCTTACAACGTGACGAAGCAGGTACACATATCCCGTTCCGTAGAGCTGCTGAGGCAAACTGTTACGGCTTATCTGCGCAATCCTGTGAGGGGCGCACTGAGGGCGGGTCTTCCCACAGGTTTGGTCATCATCGACTCTTCCGGTGAGGTCATCCTTGGTACGATTGACACAGAGCACGAAAATTACAGAAAGTTCTTGTCGCACGTTCTTGCGACCAAGAAACCCACTTATTTGAAACTCGGTAACACCGAGTACCTCGTCGTGAAACTGCTGGTCCAGACCTTCGTCGGACAGAACGAGGTGTATCTGCTCTCTCCGGCCGGCGGAATCGGAGACTTTTTGAAGCTTCTGGCACGCATGTTTTTGATCCTCTGGCTGGTTTTCTCTCTGTTTTCATTCCTCTTGGGGCATTATTTTGTGAACAGATCCCTCGCTCCGATGAAAAGGATCACTGAGGAACTGAGAAACATAAACGCATCGGATCTGACCAGGCGCGTCTACGATCCTGGAGGAACGGACGAGGTTTCCGAACTCGCCAGGACTATCAACGAAATGCTGAACAGGCTCCAGCTCGGTTTTGAAATGCAGAACGATTTTGTCAACGACGTCTCACACGAACTGAGGACACCTTTGACGAGCATACAGGGTTATGCGGAACTGATAGAGAAATTTCCCACGAACGGTGAGATCGTCATGGAGTCGGCGCGAACGATCAAGGAGACGGTCCAGCAACTCACGAGCCTCACGGAAAATCTGCTCACCCTTTCGAAGCCGGTCACGAAGGTTGAGATCGTCAAGATGGACCTGCGAAGGTTTCTTCAAGAAGAAGCCGAGGAATTTTCGAAGCAGTTCAGAGATTTCGCCTTCGAAGTCGAGGGCGAGGGATACGGTTGTGCGGATCTGAGGGTACTCCAAATCGTTCTGAAAGCTCTCGTGGAAAACGCGGTGAAGTTTTCAGCGCAGGAAAAGAGGGTTGTGTTACGCTGCGGTGATGGCTGGGTCAGCGTGAAAGATTTTGGCATAGGTATAGACGAATCGGAGAGGAAGAAGATCTTTCAGAGGTTCTACAAATCTGACCGCTCCCGATCCACTCCGGGTTACGGACTGGGCCTTGCTCTGGTGGACAAGCTGGTCAAGGCGATGGGTGGTAGTGTCGAGGTGGTGAGCGAGGTGGGCAAAGGAAGCGAGTTCATCGTCAAGCTTCCATCGTGCTGA
- a CDS encoding response regulator transcription factor: MLIVEDDQKISRLLQILFESHGYEVRIARDGEEAWQMFQFFDPTVVVLDLMLPGMDGFEVLEKIRSIDDEVGVVVLTARGEVENRIKGLKKGADDYVPKPFHLDELLARVESVARRVRKRDSFHIGDVEFFPKVRKLRYVDGKEVNLSDRESAILEILCEKRGAVVSREELLERVWGDSENISRNVVDVYVKYIRDKLGDAARFLKTVRGVGYVLDT, translated from the coding sequence TTGCTGATCGTTGAGGATGACCAGAAGATATCACGCCTGTTGCAGATACTGTTCGAGAGTCACGGCTATGAAGTGAGGATCGCCAGGGATGGAGAGGAAGCCTGGCAGATGTTCCAGTTCTTCGATCCTACCGTGGTCGTTCTGGACCTCATGTTGCCTGGAATGGACGGTTTTGAGGTGCTGGAAAAGATCAGATCGATCGATGATGAAGTCGGGGTCGTGGTGCTCACCGCGCGCGGCGAGGTCGAGAACAGAATAAAGGGGCTCAAGAAAGGTGCGGACGATTACGTTCCGAAACCTTTTCATCTGGACGAACTGCTTGCACGCGTCGAGAGTGTGGCGAGGAGGGTGAGAAAGAGAGACAGTTTCCATATAGGTGATGTTGAGTTCTTCCCAAAAGTGAGAAAACTGCGATACGTGGATGGAAAAGAGGTGAACCTTTCGGATAGAGAATCCGCAATACTGGAAATACTCTGTGAGAAAAGGGGTGCGGTGGTCAGCAGGGAAGAATTGCTCGAAAGGGTCTGGGGAGATTCGGAGAACATCAGCCGTAACGTGGTGGATGTGTACGTGAAATACATCAGGGATAAGCTCGGGGATGCCGCAAGGTTCTTGAAGACGGTGAGGGGCGTCGGGTATGTTCTCGACACTTAA
- a CDS encoding transglycosylase SLT domain-containing protein yields the protein MQNVKTLKLLVIFLLMQVTLSFSQQVPDWFTKLVVETRSQHGLTTDEAYVASLYEAIVDVSNRLGIDYLLMIALILVESEFRNVVGMHGELGLTQIKPETARFVCKIYNLNEPEDGWARLLWDHRLNVEFGALYLKYHLERNNGNILKALEAYNGGNSRSSYAAKVLECYRELMNHSLADR from the coding sequence GTGCAGAACGTGAAAACCCTGAAGCTGTTGGTGATATTTCTCCTCATGCAGGTGACTCTCTCATTTTCACAGCAAGTGCCTGACTGGTTCACAAAGCTGGTTGTGGAAACGAGATCGCAGCACGGATTGACCACCGATGAAGCCTATGTGGCGAGCCTTTATGAAGCGATCGTCGATGTGAGCAACCGCTTGGGGATAGATTACCTCTTGATGATCGCACTCATACTCGTGGAGAGCGAGTTCAGAAACGTGGTGGGAATGCACGGCGAGCTCGGTTTAACCCAGATAAAACCGGAGACCGCACGGTTCGTCTGCAAGATTTACAACCTCAACGAACCTGAAGATGGTTGGGCGAGGTTGCTGTGGGATCACCGGCTGAACGTAGAGTTCGGGGCGCTCTACCTCAAGTACCATCTCGAAAGAAACAACGGAAACATACTCAAAGCGTTGGAGGCTTACAACGGTGGAAACTCGAGAAGTTCCTATGCTGCCAAGGTGCTGGAATGCTACAGGGAGTTGATGAACCATTCGCTTGCTGATCGTTGA
- the dnaX gene encoding DNA polymerase III subunit gamma/tau codes for MEALYRKYRPKSFSEVIDQLQAKLVLQNAILTDRVSHAYIFSGPRGSGKTTLARILAKALNCPNRKDYEPCCVCDSCTSIDKGNHPDVLELDAASNRGIDEIRRIRDAVVFKPMMGSYKVYIIDEFHMLTREAFNALLKTLEEPPKGVVFVLATTNLERVPPTIVSRCQLIEFKSFRESDILQHLIRVAAQERIDADREALALIAKRASGGMRDALTLLEQVSSYAFGEKITVETVERALGLAPARTVREYLQALMNGDVKNATEIIEKVYEDGFDLDQFVQLCLEQLEETIAADPSVETIALARDLMNMASELRLFENKRIACKLLSMDIAMKRSAKAKTTESVGQTVVQQRVEQVQKVEEQPQQSETADISKVLEYLKEHGDMAMYVALVQAKVSKKDNKIEISLLPSQRFQYEYLREKLFELEYLFKTQLKSSVDVELKLDEERERQLLEKLQKMFPGRIRIEE; via the coding sequence ATGGAAGCGCTCTACAGAAAATACAGGCCGAAGAGCTTCTCCGAGGTTATAGACCAGCTCCAGGCCAAATTGGTTCTCCAGAATGCTATTTTAACCGATCGCGTGTCACACGCTTACATCTTTTCTGGCCCGCGTGGAAGCGGGAAGACCACGCTTGCGAGGATACTGGCAAAGGCCTTGAACTGCCCGAACCGCAAAGATTATGAACCATGCTGTGTTTGCGATAGCTGTACTTCCATCGACAAGGGAAACCACCCGGACGTGCTCGAACTCGATGCCGCCTCGAACCGAGGTATAGACGAAATAAGGAGAATCAGAGACGCTGTGGTGTTCAAACCCATGATGGGATCGTACAAAGTTTACATAATCGATGAGTTCCACATGCTCACAAGGGAAGCCTTCAATGCCCTGTTGAAAACTCTCGAAGAACCCCCGAAAGGTGTTGTGTTCGTACTCGCAACGACCAACCTGGAAAGAGTTCCGCCAACGATCGTTTCGAGATGCCAGCTGATAGAATTTAAAAGCTTCAGAGAATCGGACATTCTGCAGCATCTCATCCGTGTCGCTGCACAGGAAAGAATCGACGCAGACCGAGAAGCCCTCGCCCTCATCGCGAAACGCGCCTCGGGTGGCATGCGCGATGCATTGACTTTACTGGAACAGGTATCCAGCTACGCCTTTGGCGAGAAGATCACGGTTGAAACGGTCGAACGAGCCCTGGGGCTTGCACCAGCCAGGACTGTGAGAGAATACCTTCAAGCACTCATGAACGGCGATGTAAAGAATGCGACCGAAATAATCGAGAAAGTGTATGAGGACGGCTTCGACCTCGACCAATTCGTCCAGCTCTGTCTGGAACAACTGGAGGAAACGATCGCAGCAGATCCCTCCGTTGAAACTATCGCTTTAGCGAGAGACCTGATGAACATGGCCAGCGAGTTGAGACTCTTCGAAAACAAGAGAATAGCGTGCAAACTGCTCTCGATGGACATCGCGATGAAGAGAAGTGCGAAAGCAAAAACAACAGAGTCCGTCGGGCAAACAGTGGTCCAGCAGCGAGTAGAACAAGTACAAAAGGTGGAAGAACAACCCCAGCAGAGTGAGACAGCAGATATCTCCAAGGTCTTGGAATATCTGAAAGAACATGGCGATATGGCCATGTACGTGGCCTTGGTCCAGGCCAAGGTTTCTAAGAAAGACAACAAAATAGAGATATCGCTTTTACCTTCGCAGAGATTTCAGTACGAGTATTTGAGAGAAAAACTGTTCGAACTGGAGTACCTCTTCAAGACCCAACTCAAATCCAGTGTGGACGTCGAACTCAAACTCGATGAAGAGCGCGAAAGGCAGTTGCTTGAAAAGTTGCAGAAGATGTTTCCAGGCAGGATCAGGATAGAGGAGTGA
- a CDS encoding YbaB/EbfC family nucleoid-associated protein, producing MKKIKGFGGRSYGPRGESKDLSLASIQKMQEEMAKKVQELEASFSQMEVTGTAGGGAVRVTATCDYRILSIEYDDELLQDKDMFNDLIIAAVNEALREIQKRRDEEMAKLVQGGPSL from the coding sequence TTGAAAAAGATCAAGGGTTTTGGTGGTAGAAGTTACGGTCCCAGGGGAGAATCGAAGGATCTGAGTCTGGCTTCCATTCAGAAAATGCAAGAGGAGATGGCGAAGAAGGTTCAGGAACTCGAGGCGAGCTTCAGCCAGATGGAAGTGACCGGAACAGCCGGTGGAGGCGCGGTCAGGGTGACCGCCACGTGCGATTATCGAATCTTATCGATCGAGTACGACGACGAACTGCTCCAGGATAAGGACATGTTCAACGATCTGATCATCGCCGCAGTCAACGAGGCTCTTCGAGAAATTCAGAAGCGAAGGGACGAAGAGATGGCGAAGCTCGTCCAGGGCGGACCGAGTTTGTGA